One region of Candidatus Poribacteria bacterium genomic DNA includes:
- a CDS encoding 1-deoxy-D-xylulose-5-phosphate synthase (catalyzes the formation of 1-deoxy-D-xylulose 5-phosphate from pyruvate and D-glyceraldehyde 3-phosphate), producing the protein AIYSTFLQRGYDQLVHDVCIQNLPVSFVLDRAGLVGADGPTHHGVFDFAYLRSMPNMVVMAPKDEDELQHMVKTAVEYEKGPLALRYPRGNGLGVPMANQPQSLPIGKGEVLRNGDDLLILAIGNRAEILVDSGISTTVVNARFVKPLDDQLFLPLASRIGKVITVEDGVLMGGFGSAVLEMFIDNGLTDVQVKRLGIPDQFIEHGDVKTLYEQCDLDAEAIVREGLKLAKEQTNE; encoded by the coding sequence CGGCGATTTATTCCACTTTCCTGCAACGCGGTTACGACCAATTGGTGCATGATGTCTGCATCCAGAATCTGCCTGTTAGCTTCGTGCTAGACCGGGCTGGCCTTGTCGGAGCGGATGGACCGACGCATCACGGTGTCTTCGACTTTGCGTACCTGCGTTCTATGCCAAACATGGTGGTAATGGCACCAAAAGATGAAGATGAACTCCAGCACATGGTGAAGACAGCCGTTGAATACGAAAAGGGACCACTTGCCCTTCGTTATCCTCGTGGCAACGGTTTGGGCGTTCCTATGGCGAATCAACCCCAGTCTTTGCCAATTGGGAAAGGTGAGGTTTTACGCAACGGCGATGACCTGTTGATCTTAGCGATTGGAAATCGTGCAGAGATATTAGTAGACTCAGGCATATCGACAACGGTGGTGAATGCGCGATTCGTGAAACCGCTTGATGACCAACTCTTCCTTCCGCTCGCCTCACGGATTGGAAAAGTGATTACGGTTGAGGATGGTGTGCTGATGGGTGGATTCGGCAGCGCTGTCTTGGAGATGTTCATAGATAACGGATTGACAGATGTGCAGGTCAAGCGTCTCGGTATTCCCGATCAGTTCATTGAGCATGGGGATGTCAAAACCTTATATGAACAGTGTGATTTAGATGCAGAGGCGATTGTTCGTGAGGGATTAAAACTTGCTAAAGAACAGACCAACGAATAG
- a CDS encoding TlyA family RNA methyltransferase: MASSKDSSSTSNISRSTFHTSRGQSKQRLDTLVVQRGLVESRERAKQLILAGEVIVSGSAQVKPGHLISPEAEIAVKQPPRYVSRGGLKLEKALQVFQVDVRDSVAIDVGASTGGFTDCLLQHGAKFVYAVDVGRGQLAWKIRQDSRVCVIEGTNIRTIGMNRFQSSIKIGVVDVSFISLQKVLPVVTQIVDPTGEVLALVKPQFEAGRKHVGKGGVVREARVHVQVLCDLIRFIRGLDQSVMGVSHSPIRGPAGNIEYLIWLKAGIEGTSVDWEKRAVQVVQEANAALQ; encoded by the coding sequence ATGGCAAGCAGCAAAGATAGCAGCAGCACCTCTAATATCTCACGTTCCACATTTCACACATCACGAGGGCAGAGCAAGCAGCGACTTGATACGCTCGTTGTCCAGCGTGGGCTTGTCGAAAGCCGCGAACGAGCGAAGCAGTTAATTCTCGCTGGTGAAGTGATCGTTTCGGGTAGCGCACAGGTCAAACCGGGTCATCTAATTTCACCGGAGGCGGAAATTGCAGTGAAACAACCGCCACGGTATGTCAGCCGAGGTGGACTGAAGTTGGAGAAAGCGTTGCAAGTTTTCCAAGTTGATGTGCGTGACAGCGTCGCCATTGACGTCGGTGCATCGACCGGTGGGTTCACAGATTGTCTGCTACAACACGGCGCAAAGTTTGTGTATGCGGTGGATGTGGGACGTGGGCAGCTTGCATGGAAAATCCGTCAAGATTCACGGGTGTGTGTCATTGAAGGAACCAATATCCGCACGATTGGTATGAATCGCTTCCAGTCTTCGATCAAAATCGGTGTGGTTGATGTCTCGTTTATCTCCCTCCAAAAAGTCTTACCGGTTGTCACCCAAATTGTCGACCCTACAGGGGAGGTGCTTGCGTTGGTCAAACCACAATTTGAGGCAGGACGGAAACACGTTGGCAAAGGTGGTGTCGTGCGGGAGGCGAGGGTGCACGTTCAGGTTCTCTGTGATCTCATCCGGTTTATTCGTGGACTAGATCAATCTGTCATGGGGGTTTCCCACTCTCCGATTCGTGGACCGGCGGGAAACATCGAGTACCTGATTTGGCTTAAAGCAGGAATTGAAGGTACTTCAGTGGACTGGGAAAAACGTGCAGTACAGGTAGTTCAAGAGGCTAACGCCGCTTTGCAATGA